GCCCACCAAGGTCTCGCTCAAGGCCGCGGCCGCCGCGCTGGGCGTGTCCAAGGCCGAGATGGCCGACCCGGCGGCGGCGCAGCGGTCGACCGGCTACGTCGTCGGGGGGATCTCCCCGCTGGGTCAGCGCAAGCCGCTGCCCACCGTGATCGACTCCTCGGCGCTGCTGTTCGACAAGGTGCTGTGCAGTGCGGGCAAACGCGGGTGGGACATCGCGCTCGCCCCGGCCGACCTGATCCGCGCGACCAACGCGGTCACCGCCGAGATCGCAGCGGGCGGCTGAACGCGCCTGAAGCTCAGGCGTCGGCGGCCTGGTTCACATCGGAGGGGTGCCGGGCCAGCGGCGTGACGTGAATGTCCATGTACGGAAACAGCGGCAGCGCCGAGATCAGGGTGTGCAGTTCGTCGTTGGACTCGACGTCGAAGGTCGAGAAGGCCGCATACTCCCCCACGATGCGCCAGATGTGCGGCCACTTGCCGGACCGCTGCAGCTGCTGCGAATACGCCTTCTCCCGCGCCACGAGGTGAGCGAGGGTGTCGGGGTCCATGTCGTGGGGCAGCCGGACGTCCATCCGTACGTGAAAGAGCATGGCCGTCCTGCCTTCCCGGTCCAGGGCGTCATCCGGGGCGTCGTAACGCACCTTCCCGCTGCCGTCGGCTGGGGCTGCGGGCCGAACCCGCCGAGCGCACCGTACCGCACCCGCACGTGTCCGCCTGCGACATCCGCCGCCCGCCTCATTTCCGTCTGGGAAACCTGTCGCTGTCGCAATCCGTGATTTACACCGCCGCCGAACCCGCGTTGCATGGTCTTGACGCGCAGAAAGGCGGTTCACATGACGATCAGCGGGGCCGAGCGGGCGGAGCTTGCCGCCGCGGTCCGGGAGCTGCTGCAGGGCCAATGCACCGAGCACCACGTACGGCAGACGATCAGCAGCGGCGACGGATACGACCCCGAGTTGTGGCGCAAGCTCGCCGCACAGGGCGTGACCGGGCTGTTGATCGACCCCGAGTACGGCGGCGTCGGCCTGGGCGCCCTCGAGCTCGAGGCCGTGGCCGAGGAGACCGGCGCGGCGCTGCTGCCCGCGCCGTTCATCGGCAGCGCCGTGCTGGCCACGGCGCTCATCGACTCGGCAGGCACCGCCGAGGACAAGCAGCGCCTGCTGCCCGGCCTGGCCGAGGGCACCTCGATCGCCACGGTCGCGCTGACCGGGGCCCGAGGCACGTGGGCGCAGGAGGGCGTCGCGGTCCGTGCGACCGAGGGCTCCGACGACTACACCCTGAGCGGCAACGCGCACTACGTGCTGAGCGGTCAGATCGCCGACATCATCCTCGTGGTGGCCCGCACCGACACAAGTGCCGTGGGCGGCGTCGGTGTCTTCGAGGTCGCCCCGGACGCCGCAGGCCTGACCCGCACCGCGGCAACGGTTTTCGATCCATCGGTACGGTTGTCGACGTTCACCTTCGAGGACACCCCGGCGCGCCGGATCGGCACCGCAGGCTGGGACGCCGTGAGCCACGCACTCGACCTCGCGGTGATCGCGCTGGCCGGTGAGCAGGTCGGCGGAACCCGCCGCATCTTCGACATCACGGTCGACTACCTCAAGACCCGCATCCAGTTCGGCCGCGCCATCGGCAGCTTCCAGGCGCTCAAGCACATGGCGGCCGATCTGCTGGTGCAGGTCGAATCGTCGACGTCGGCCGCGCGGCACGCCGCTGCCTTGAAGGCCGCGGGCACCGAAGAAGCCGCGGGCGCGATCGCGCTGGCCGGCTTCTTCTGCGCCGAGGCGTACAACACCACGGCCATGCAGGCCATCCAGATGCACGGCGGCATCGGGTTCACCTGGGAGCATCCCGCGCATCTGTTCGTGCGCCGGGCGCGCACCGGCCTGCAACTGTTCGGCGGGTCGACTCGGCACCGCGAGCGCTACCTGACCGCGAAAGGCGCCTGACATGACCGACGAACTGCCCACCCCGGAGAATCTGGCGACCGAGGTGCGGGGGTGGCTCGCCCAAAACTGGAAAGGGCTGCCGAAGCCGACCGATCCCTGGGTCAGCTCGCCGGAGCGCATCGCCTGGCTGGAGAAGGTGGTCGACGCAGGCTACGCCGTGCCGACCTACCCGAAGCAGTGGTGGGGCCGGGCATACCCGCACAAGCTCGCCTCGGTGATCGAGCAGGAATTCCGGGCCGTGCGCGCCCCGGGTTCCCGCCTGGACAAGTACAGCATCCCGGCCAACACCATCCTGATGTTCGGCGAAGACACCATCAAGCGAAACCTGCTGTACGAGTTCCTCACCGAGCGCTCGCGCACGTGCCTGCTCTACAGCGAGCCCGGCGCGGGCTCGGATCTCGCGAGCGTGCGCACCACGGCGGTGCGCGACGGCAACGAGTGGGTGGTCAACGGGCAGAAGGTGTGGACCTCGGGCGCCGCGACGAGCGAGTACGCGCTGCTGATCGCCCGCACCGACTGGGACGCCCCCAAGCACAAGGGCCTGAGCTTCTTCGTCATCCCGATGAAGCAGCCCGGCATCGAGGTACGTCCGCTCGTGCAGATCACCGGCGAGTCGCACTTCAACGAGGTGTTCATCACCGATGCACGCGTGTCGAACGAGTACCTGGTCGGCGGCGAGGGCAACGGCTGGCGCGTCCTGCAAACCGCGCTGGCCTACGAGCGTTCGATCATGGGTGACAGCGGACGCGGATCGCGCAACAGATCCAAGGCCGACAACCTCGTCGAACTGGCACGCGAACACGACCGTCTGGACGATCCGGCGATCCGCAAGGAGCTGGCGAACGTGCTGGCACTGCGCGAACTCAACCGCCTGAACAATGCCCGCGCGAAAGCCGCTGCGGAACAGGGCACGTCGAGCTCGATCATGTCGCTG
This region of Mycolicibacterium goodii genomic DNA includes:
- a CDS encoding acyl-CoA dehydrogenase family protein, which codes for MTISGAERAELAAAVRELLQGQCTEHHVRQTISSGDGYDPELWRKLAAQGVTGLLIDPEYGGVGLGALELEAVAEETGAALLPAPFIGSAVLATALIDSAGTAEDKQRLLPGLAEGTSIATVALTGARGTWAQEGVAVRATEGSDDYTLSGNAHYVLSGQIADIILVVARTDTSAVGGVGVFEVAPDAAGLTRTAATVFDPSVRLSTFTFEDTPARRIGTAGWDAVSHALDLAVIALAGEQVGGTRRIFDITVDYLKTRIQFGRAIGSFQALKHMAADLLVQVESSTSAARHAAALKAAGTEEAAGAIALAGFFCAEAYNTTAMQAIQMHGGIGFTWEHPAHLFVRRARTGLQLFGGSTRHRERYLTAKGA
- a CDS encoding acyl-CoA dehydrogenase family protein, producing the protein MTDELPTPENLATEVRGWLAQNWKGLPKPTDPWVSSPERIAWLEKVVDAGYAVPTYPKQWWGRAYPHKLASVIEQEFRAVRAPGSRLDKYSIPANTILMFGEDTIKRNLLYEFLTERSRTCLLYSEPGAGSDLASVRTTAVRDGNEWVVNGQKVWTSGAATSEYALLIARTDWDAPKHKGLSFFVIPMKQPGIEVRPLVQITGESHFNEVFITDARVSNEYLVGGEGNGWRVLQTALAYERSIMGDSGRGSRNRSKADNLVELAREHDRLDDPAIRKELANVLALRELNRLNNARAKAAAEQGTSSSIMSLGKLAMSNILHSEARLKTEIIGAEALLAGPDNPEADDINFLTLNAFFTSIGGGTDQVQRNIIGERVLGLPKEPEVDRDIPFREARRS
- the catC gene encoding muconolactone Delta-isomerase; this encodes MLFHVRMDVRLPHDMDPDTLAHLVAREKAYSQQLQRSGKWPHIWRIVGEYAAFSTFDVESNDELHTLISALPLFPYMDIHVTPLARHPSDVNQAADA
- the ybaK gene encoding Cys-tRNA(Pro) deacylase; the encoded protein is MARAATPAIAALLAAGIEHDVVRYHHDPRNDSFGAEAVAELAADGYVAEQVFKTLVIALPKGLAVAVVPVPTKVSLKAAAAALGVSKAEMADPAAAQRSTGYVVGGISPLGQRKPLPTVIDSSALLFDKVLCSAGKRGWDIALAPADLIRATNAVTAEIAAGG